CCTTGGAGATCGAACCAATTTCATAGATCGTGTTTTCATCTACCAGCTTTCCATCCTTGGTGGCTTTTCCAAAGTTAAAATAGTAAGTACCTGACGAATCTATCAATGCTATGGCCATACTGGGCGAATAGTCCGCGGTAATGCGTTTTTCAATGGCTTCAATAACATCTGCGGGTAATGTTTTAGCTATTTCTTGCTTCTGGCATTGTCCAGGCCAGGCGCTCGAGGCGACAAGGATCAGGATCAGGTAACGTTTCATAGGTGGGATAAGCAGTATTAATACCCTCTAAAAATAACGTTTCTTGTTGCGGCTAGCAAGTATTGAAACACAACTTACCTTGAATGAAACCTGTATTCAACAACGCAAAGGCCAAAAAAAAGCTGACCGTGAAGATCAGCTTTTGAAGAATGTCTTATATATATAGGAATACGGCCGTTAGGCTGCTCTCTTTTCTTGTAGCGACCCACTCCCGGAAAGTCCATACGATGAGCTATCCATGGTAAATTGCTGCTGAGACAAGGGGCGAACAGAATAAATTCCTATTACGCATACCAGGCTGATCACAATACCGATAATTGTCGATAAGCCGATCAACTCCCATTGGTTTGCTGCGTATTGTCCAAGGAATTGTCCAATCGTAGCACCAAATCCACCGCCCAGGATAAGGCTCCGTCCTATTAGGGAAATAGTATTCTTCATCGTATAATTTTTTTTTGAATCAATGAAAGCAAGCCTCTTAACCTTTTGAATGTCAGGATACTTAGGGTTTACTTTTTGTAAAGATGTGGTAAAATAATCATAAATCATTTTTAATTTTTTTATGATTATCATTTACGAAATTTATGATTTAGAATTTTCCTGATATTTAGCTATCCCAGATCACCCTCATAACTCAGGCTGATTTCCGGTCTTGAGAAGTTAGCTACAAAGAAACCCTAAGATTCAGCTATACTACAGGAATTGATTGTGCGTGATTGAAATAATTGTTGGGGTCCCATCTTCTCTTTACTCGCTTTAAACGATCCAGATTCTCGAGAAAATACAATTGTAATGCTCCCTCTGCACCCACCAGATCGTTGAGGTCTACATCCGGATAGTTGTAGTAACATCCATCGACATTATTAGTCGGATCCAAAGCCGGATTAGGAGTCCCTCCGGTATTCTTGTATACTGCACCATAGAAATCGCGAATCCAGCCCAAAAAGGCGGCATCATTTTTTTCATAGGACCAATACGTCTGGTATTGAAGCTTAAAGATCGAGTCACGTTGGGGTATCGCAGTGGCATCAGAAGGTACCGTATTGATCTTCCCTCCATAAGAATCTACTTGTAACAAGCTCTGCTTCATATCCGTGGCGCTAACGCCCGCAGGAACTGTTTTCAGCGCTTTGTAAATGGCTTGCACATCCTCCATGGTAAAACCTTTACGCATATAGGCCGACTTGTACTTTCCTCGTTGATTAGGCCCGGAGCCATTGAGGGTTTGCGTGGCTTCATAGATGGTATAGTTGACGTTATCAACAGACATCAATGGATTGTAATGGCTACTATGCCCTACAATAGGTGATTGCGGCGCTCGGTGCGGGCATATGGCATTTAATTCATCCGATTGCATTTTCATCAATGATTCACACTCATGTGCGGAGGCCATGCCCTGATGAACAGACGTCTGAATGATCAAATGGATCTCTCCGTTTGCTTCATGATTGAGCTTGAATAAACCGAATTGGTTCCAGTTGTTTTTATCTGCTGAAAAGAGGCGATACCACTCCAGCAAGTCGTAAAGAATTGCAGGGGTCAATTGATCCCATTCGAATGCAAAAGTAGTGATGTAAGCGCTATTGGGTGCGTCGGGCAACGTTTTAAAATAGTAGCGTGTAATGATACCAAAGTTACCCCCTCCGCCACCTGTCTGTGCCCAAAACAAGTCCGCTTCATCACCCGTGTCTTCTTTGGAGACATAGATGACTTTGGCAGGTTGATCTTTATTATCTTTAACGACCAACTCCACTCCCGTGAGCCAATCAATAGTAAGGCCATTGAGCCGGGAAAGCAGGCCGTAGCCTCCTCCGCAGATGTGCCCTCCAAGCCCCACTGAGTAACAGGAACCCGCAGGCAATACTTTTCCATAGTCACGGAACAGTGCTTTGAAAGCCCCCCAATTGGTGCCTCCGCTTCCCAGGTAAAATCCTCTGGCATCATCATATCCGACCTTATCTAAACCTGTCACGTCAATGATGGCTCTGGTTTCTTCACTGAATACAAAATTTTCGTAGCAGTGCCCGCCGCTCTTAACCTTCACCGCACCTCCATAAAGTCCTATGGCCTCTTCCAGTGCATTTTGAACACCATCTGCCGAATAGCACAAATAAACAGCTAAACAATTGTTGGCATACCAACGCCTGTTGAAACCCTGAAGTAAACTGGGAAACTGCGGCGCATGATCATTTGGATTAAGCTTTTGGGTGGTCTGAAACTCGTTTTCAGAAAAAATTGAAAGCAGCCTTTTCAGGAATCGATATAAAAAACTCATTCGTATTTATTTCAAAGTGCTTACGACATACACTAATCTACATAAATAGAATATGAAATAAAACGCTATAATAAACTTGGGATAATAATCTATTGATTGAAGTGATTCTCATCACTTATCAAGAATCACTCATACTCATAGAGAATCCTTTGATCTGTGTCAATGAAGTTTAGCCAGATGGATGGTCCATCTACTTCTGTTGAGGTGATATCGAAAGTCATTTCCCGGGTGATGACTGCCTCACATAATTCATCGTTATCCAGGGATAAAAGCATTCCGCGTTGTGGCGGAAAAGACTCCATGACCAATTCAGATCCCAATAATCGCACTTGCCACGAATCGCCATCGCATCCACTTGCACTAAAACGGATCTTCAGACAATTCCCATCGATCTCAAGACTTTGGATAGTAACCGCATCTCGTGGTGCTGTATCTAGTTCGCTATCACTGATGACTGCCTGATCATCACAAGAAAAAGTTGGATCGTCATCACTACAACTAATCAGTGCAAATAAAAATATCAAAGTCAACAGG
This DNA window, taken from Cytophagales bacterium, encodes the following:
- a CDS encoding BBE domain-containing protein: MSFLYRFLKRLLSIFSENEFQTTQKLNPNDHAPQFPSLLQGFNRRWYANNCLAVYLCYSADGVQNALEEAIGLYGGAVKVKSGGHCYENFVFSEETRAIIDVTGLDKVGYDDARGFYLGSGGTNWGAFKALFRDYGKVLPAGSCYSVGLGGHICGGGYGLLSRLNGLTIDWLTGVELVVKDNKDQPAKVIYVSKEDTGDEADLFWAQTGGGGGNFGIITRYYFKTLPDAPNSAYITTFAFEWDQLTPAILYDLLEWYRLFSADKNNWNQFGLFKLNHEANGEIHLIIQTSVHQGMASAHECESLMKMQSDELNAICPHRAPQSPIVGHSSHYNPLMSVDNVNYTIYEATQTLNGSGPNQRGKYKSAYMRKGFTMEDVQAIYKALKTVPAGVSATDMKQSLLQVDSYGGKINTVPSDATAIPQRDSIFKLQYQTYWSYEKNDAAFLGWIRDFYGAVYKNTGGTPNPALDPTNNVDGCYYNYPDVDLNDLVGAEGALQLYFLENLDRLKRVKRRWDPNNYFNHAQSIPVV